The window CTCGTACGCCCACCCAAGAGGCGATACCGACATCAGCCAAGCTCTACATCATCCTTCCTTAAGTTACTCGTTACGCCCGACCAAGAGGCGTTACCGACATCAGCCAAGCTCTACATCATCCTTCCTTAAGTTACTCGTTCGCCTAACTAAGAGGCGTTACCGTCATAAACCAGTCTCCACATCCTCCTCCCCAAAGTTACTCTAAACGCTCACCTGCGAGCGTCATCTCCTACCCGACATCATCCTCTCCAACAAGTTAATCAATACTCCCCAGCATGGGAGGTTAGTGGGTCTATTTATGAACGGGCCCCACATCCTTCAAAGAGTAAACCATTACATTCCGCTGACCAGCGACAAGAGAGATCATCCCTTCCAGGGATAAGCGTTTTAGCCATTCTGCAGCGATACGAATATTTACATTGCATTCTGCAGCGACATCCCGCAGTCTAACTTTGCCACTGCGACGCTTGGCAATTTGAATGACAAGCTGCTTCCTTAACTCCCACTTATCGATTTCTAGGCTGGCGATGGGGGAGAGAGGCGATATTTGAGTAGTTGACTTTCTAGGAATCAGAACATAAACATTATTTTTCTGAACTACACTCATCTTGCCTTGTACTAGTCCTTTTTGCTCATGAAAAGCATTCATCTTGCCCTGCACAAATTTTGGTTTCTCTTGAGCTGAATTTCTCTCACCGAAACTCTCCAGCCCCTGCCCAAAACCACGCTGAGCCATCAATTCAGCGCCACTCATCCAACCAACAAACCCATGCCTCCCCAATCCAAGTTCACGCATTTTTCTTAACCAACCTCTTGTTTTACGTGGCATAGTAATCGACTCCCCTTTTTTATGTACGAAAAAAAGCACACCCGAACCGCAGAATCATTCTGCAAGATCAAGTGTGCTTCACTCCGATAATCTATTACATTTATTTACAGTATAGAGGGCACATTTCAGATATGCAACCTTTTTTTTAACATATGTTTACTTTTCTCTGCAAGTAGTAAGTTGCTTTGCTCTTTTCTCTGCAACTAGTAAGTTCCTTTGGTTTAAATTCACTTTTCTCGGCATGCAGTACTTTGCTCTGATTTCACTATGTAAATCTGCATGGCAAAAAAGCCAGCACCCGCTCCGCGCAAGTACTAGCTCTTTTATCAAAATTTACGCTTGCCCGGTCCGTCTGTCGATTGGGTATCAGGCCACTCCTCTTGTGAGCGGCGGGTGCGGTAAAAGTACCAGCTATCATTCAGCAATCGGATTTGTCTGCGGTTTTTGTTCTGGAAGGCCCGCATTAATTGATTACAGAGCCATTGCGGCATATGCCCATCCCCTTCTTCGCCATGTAATAATAGCATATGAAGGATTGCTTCGATGGGTGCAGGTCCTTTTGATTTACGTTACTTTTTTGCTAAGTGTTTTTTAATCGATCTCTTTAAAATTAACCCTCAAATTCCTCTTCATACCACTGTTCCAGTTGGGCTTGAAGCGCGCGAATTTCAGTCAATAAAGAAATAAGCGGATACGACTTTTCCTGGATGCCAGCGAAGGTCTTTTCCAAACGATTGATGTAATCTAAACCTTGAATTAGGGTATGTGCTGTGCCAACCAACTCTAAGTCGTCGCATTCTGCAATAACCCGTGGAAGTTGAGGGACTTGATCAGCGGTCAATTTCTCTAATTCTTTGTGCAATCTTTGATTCAGAGCTGTCAATTGATAAGAGTAGGAAGATGGCATTTCAACGAATTCTAATTGTTGTTCGAACTTAAGAATGACATATCGCATTTGTGGCATAAGGGTTGTTCAAATCCTTTCTTTAGAAAGCTTTCGATCTTCTTTTCTACTTGACAGTATAGCCGTACATACGGTACAAATTCAAGTGAGAACTTGTCAAAGGAGCGAATGGGGATGGAGGATCGGGAGCTGCAGCAATGGATCGAGCAGATCTCTATGGCATCGTTTGGTAGGCCTTTTGTACATCAGGCGCGATTTAACCGGAGGTTAAGGTCGACGGGCGGGCGCTATTTTACCAAATCCCATGATATCGAAATTAGTTGGATGCAGTGGGAGACATTTGGACGAGATGAGATTGAGAAAATCATTAAGCACGAACTTTGTCATTATCATTTGCATATATTAAAGCGTGGCTACCAGCACCGCGACAATGATTTCAAAACCTTGCTGGCTGAGGTCGGAGGTACCCGGTTCTGTCGTTCGCTGCCGCGGGCTTCCCAGAAACAGTCCTATAAATACAGGTTGGAATGCGTTAATTGCAAAACCGAATACTTCCGCAAACGCAAAATGGACGTCAGGAAATATGCATGTGGAAAATGTAGGGGAAAATTGAAATCGTATACACTTGACTTAGGGGCGCCTTCATAATAAAATAATAGTTGTTCATTCCCTGATAGCTCAGTTGGTAGAGCACTCGACTGTTAATCGAGTTGTCACAGGTTCGAGTCCTGTTCGGGGAGCCAGATATTTGGAGAGGTACCCAAGTGGCTATAAGGGGACCCTCTGCTAAGGGGTTAGACTGCGTAAGCGGTGCGAGGGTTCGAATCCCTCTCTCTCCGTATAAGAATTAGCTGGAAATAAGCTCAATGGCGTTCATGCCGTTGAGCTTATTTTGTTAGCTAATTACATTCATTTTTAACAGTTTTCTAACATCTATTAAACGATTTTCCGTTATAGTGATCAAAAATAGATCAATGACGGGGGTAAATTTTGTGGCAAAATTATTATCTATTCGTGTAAGACTCCTTTTATTGCTATTAGTTCCTTCCATGCTGTATCTAGGCACAAGTGTGTTTTTACTGCAGCAAAGTAAGTCCAATACGGAAGTATTAGCTTCATCCCTTTATGAAACCACGAATAAAAGCACTTCGCTTATCTTGAATGCCGATCGTGATATGTATCAGGCGTTGACGGCTTATCAGCTGTTGGTTTCGGGAACGTTGACTGCGGAAGAGAAGACAAAGCAGCTTAAAGCTTTAAAAGACAACATCGATCAAACGAATACAAGGGTTGGACAAGCGGCTGATATTATAAATACTAAACAGTTGTTACAAACAGCGCATACAGAGACAAAGCTGTCCATTGAGCAGAACGCGGCTAATTTCCATACCTCTTTTGACCAATGGGCGAAAGAAGCGAATGCTGTTGTTCAGTCCTCGAATACAGGAAAAGGGATTATTAATGACGCTAAATTATTAGCAACGTTCGAAAAAGGCCGCGAGGGTATGAATCAAATCGGTGAAATTTTGGATGCCTATGCGAAATCAAGTATTGAAGAGATCAAGGCTCAAAATGATAAAACGGCAAAAACGATCTACATATCTGTTGCAACTATTATCATTTTGCTCATGGCTGCAGGATGGATGGTTATTAGTAAAATAATGAAAACGGTCAGTAGAATCGTGAAGGTTACCGGACAAGTAGCTGCAGGAGATCTTACTCACGAGCCTCAGCAAACGTACGCCAAAGACGAGCTTGGCAAAATTACAGAATCAGTAGATATTATGGTTTCGAAAATTAAAAGTTTGATCGGTACGATCGCTCACAATACGCAGTTCGTGCATGATGCTTCTATTGAGCTTTCGGATAGTTCCAAGGAATCGGCAACGGCCTCTGAGCATGTCGCTATCAGTATTCAAGACATGACGCAGGACGTCGAGGTGCAGGTAAGAAGCAGCGTAGAAACAAGTAAAGCGATTGAAGAAATGGCGATTGGGATTCAAAGAGTGGCTGAAAATTCTGGCGTTATGGCAGAGCATTCTTCCCTAACTTCTCAACATGCCGAACTTGGCAATGTCTTGCTTGGGAAGCTGCAGCAGCAAATCGTGAACATGTTGAAATCGGTCGAG is drawn from Paenibacillus sp. V4I7 and contains these coding sequences:
- the cmpA gene encoding cortex morphogenetic protein CmpA, with amino-acid sequence MPQWLCNQLMRAFQNKNRRQIRLLNDSWYFYRTRRSQEEWPDTQSTDGPGKRKF
- a CDS encoding hydrolase/acyltransferase, yielding MPQMRYVILKFEQQLEFVEMPSSYSYQLTALNQRLHKELEKLTADQVPQLPRVIAECDDLELVGTAHTLIQGLDYINRLEKTFAGIQEKSYPLISLLTEIRALQAQLEQWYEEEFEG
- a CDS encoding SprT family protein, with the translated sequence MEDRELQQWIEQISMASFGRPFVHQARFNRRLRSTGGRYFTKSHDIEISWMQWETFGRDEIEKIIKHELCHYHLHILKRGYQHRDNDFKTLLAEVGGTRFCRSLPRASQKQSYKYRLECVNCKTEYFRKRKMDVRKYACGKCRGKLKSYTLDLGAPS
- a CDS encoding methyl-accepting chemotaxis protein, which gives rise to MAKLLSIRVRLLLLLLVPSMLYLGTSVFLLQQSKSNTEVLASSLYETTNKSTSLILNADRDMYQALTAYQLLVSGTLTAEEKTKQLKALKDNIDQTNTRVGQAADIINTKQLLQTAHTETKLSIEQNAANFHTSFDQWAKEANAVVQSSNTGKGIINDAKLLATFEKGREGMNQIGEILDAYAKSSIEEIKAQNDKTAKTIYISVATIIILLMAAGWMVISKIMKTVSRIVKVTGQVAAGDLTHEPQQTYAKDELGKITESVDIMVSKIKSLIGTIAHNTQFVHDASIELSDSSKESATASEHVAISIQDMTQDVEVQVRSSVETSKAIEEMAIGIQRVAENSGVMAEHSSLTSQHAELGNVLLGKLQQQIVNMLKSVEQLSQTVQSLTRKSDEIGLIASSITTFANQTNLLSLNASIEAARAGEHGKGFNVVANEIRKLASQSIESAEGINQLIHETRVEIASVSNSMNATKQEASAGSSMMQEVNQSFHTIMQSVTHIVTQIHETSAITQQMSASSEEISATMDQSASSSTHILNKSQGVAAATEEQLAMMQNIAAASEQLRSVVDTLNESVSYFKIK